One window from the genome of Candidatus Latescibacter sp. encodes:
- a CDS encoding carboxypeptidase-like regulatory domain-containing protein, producing the protein MKIYLEIGAVLTLIFLVSLSAAIINCSKADVTTSPTDLVLNYSLTGKVVNQNNTPVSGAVVTILRSGFKINSAASGSDGVYTFSKLDPDSYSINATMTGYTFGQILAKVDENSGGSVQSIMLTELAALKNRVEQTVSLQDITQRSVEIKTSYQADVSAGGTTTTSKTQVASVVIPQNTVITINGGAAVDPVKIAVSPMYLDQIPPSPSNELQVGAIILEPINAKFDKPLDVKLPVDVQLPPGLAIPVKKFDNGVWREIGTAVIDNTGLGADTKIQEFGQIAIQPAAALDLITNAPQITTGETKDIPANQKQLEVKISNQITFDQGLPQGITTKYALSLVKKREGTQTGDNLSLSIYLPAIEGQAKPAAILSSEKAEVWVQKCTITMVNISVSKTITLRITAGGLTYSFPITYTYRTTEPQINCTSTWVAHIQGSI; encoded by the coding sequence ATGAAAATTTATCTGGAAATTGGCGCTGTACTCACATTAATTTTCCTGGTGTCCCTATCAGCCGCTATTATTAATTGTTCCAAAGCGGACGTAACCACCAGCCCTACAGACCTTGTACTCAATTACAGCCTGACAGGGAAAGTAGTAAATCAGAACAATACGCCAGTAAGCGGCGCGGTGGTTACGATACTCAGAAGCGGATTTAAAATAAACAGCGCTGCCTCCGGTTCGGACGGTGTATATACTTTCTCAAAACTGGATCCCGACAGTTATTCGATCAATGCCACGATGACAGGCTATACGTTCGGACAGATACTTGCGAAAGTAGATGAGAACAGCGGCGGATCTGTCCAGAGTATTATGCTGACTGAATTAGCTGCATTGAAAAATCGAGTAGAACAAACCGTTTCCCTGCAGGACATCACACAAAGATCCGTTGAAATAAAAACTTCATATCAAGCCGATGTAAGCGCCGGCGGTACCACAACCACATCCAAAACCCAGGTTGCGTCGGTCGTTATCCCCCAAAACACCGTTATAACGATCAATGGCGGAGCAGCCGTTGATCCGGTAAAGATAGCCGTCTCCCCCATGTATCTGGATCAGATACCCCCATCACCTTCAAATGAATTGCAGGTCGGCGCAATCATACTGGAACCGATAAATGCTAAATTTGATAAGCCGTTGGATGTAAAATTACCGGTTGATGTTCAACTGCCGCCTGGGTTGGCAATCCCGGTGAAAAAATTTGATAATGGCGTATGGAGAGAAATCGGTACCGCTGTCATCGACAATACCGGCCTCGGTGCAGATACCAAGATACAGGAATTTGGTCAAATTGCCATTCAGCCGGCAGCGGCGCTCGATTTGATTACAAACGCGCCTCAGATTACAACTGGCGAAACCAAAGACATTCCCGCAAATCAGAAACAATTAGAAGTAAAAATTTCCAATCAAATAACCTTTGATCAGGGTTTACCCCAGGGCATCACTACAAAATACGCCCTGTCATTGGTTAAAAAACGAGAGGGAACCCAGACAGGCGATAATCTTTCCCTCTCTATTTATCTTCCTGCAATTGAAGGCCAGGCGAAGCCTGCCGCCATTCTTTCCAGCGAAAAAGCCGAAGTCTGGGTTCAGAAATGTACTATAACAATGGTCAACATTTCTGTCTCGAAAACCATAACACTCAGGATCACTGCAGGCGGACTGACCTATTCCTTCCCCATCACCTATACGTACAGAACAACTGAACCACAGATCAATTGTACCAGTACCTGGGTGGCGCATATTCAGGGAAGTATTTAA